In Carya illinoinensis cultivar Pawnee chromosome 16, C.illinoinensisPawnee_v1, whole genome shotgun sequence, a single window of DNA contains:
- the LOC122299237 gene encoding polyadenylate-binding protein 3-like, with the protein MAADISTPSTSTSQPPPSPEAANGVPANVALYVGDLDPSVDEGQLFDLFGQVATVVSIRVFRDHTRASSLGYAYVNYAHPHEAARALEDLNYTLINGKPIRIMYSHRDSTIRRSGYANVFIKNLDTSIDNKALHDTFAAFGTVLSSKVVVDNNGQSKGHGYVQFENEESAQNAIKQLNGMLINDKKVYVGLFVRREERTQATGLSKFTNVYVKNLPETATDEDLKKLFSSYGTITSAVVMTDADGKSKCFGFVNFQSPDDAAVAVEKLNGATAFDDKVLFVGRAQSRGEREAELKAKFEQERISRYEKSQGANLYLKNLDDYVNDDKLKELFSEFGTITSCKVMVDSQGHSKGYGFVAFSTPQEAAKALEEMNGRMIGRKPLYVAVAQRKEDRKAQLQAHFSQIRAHSGMAQMPVGIAGFHPGGPRFSPQHLYFGQGNPGLLPPQPFGFQQQLFHGMRPGIAPNFMMPYHLQRQGQPGQQMGVRRVGNLQQVQQQQLMHRNPHQGFRYVGSSRTGVDASVVPQGIIGPVMSLPFDGSGRPATPIDIQRPGHVHTSALLSALASASPENQRAMLGEQLYPHVEQLEPNNAAKVTGMLLEMDKSEVIHLLESPDALKQKVAEAMEVLHKAASASGVGDQLGSLALND; encoded by the exons ATGGCGGCGGATATTTCGACTCCGTCTACGTCAACCTCTCAGCCGCCTCCGTCCCCTGAGGCTGCTAACGGGGTGCCCGCCAACGTGGCGCTGTACGTGGGGGATCTGGACCCGAGCGTGGACGAGGGGCAACTTTTCGATTTGTTCGGCCAGGTGGCTACTGTCGTGTCCATTAGGGTTTTCAGGGATCATACTCGGGCGTCCTCTCTCGGCTACGCTTATGTCAATTACGCCCACCCTCATGAGG CTGCTCGTGCTCTGGAAGATTTGAATTATACTCTTATCAACGGGAAACCTATCAGGATTATGTATTCTCATCGAGATTCTACTATTCGAAGAAGTGGATATGCTAATGTTTTCATTAAGAACCTGGACACATCAATAGATAACAAGGCATTGCACGACACCTTTGCTGCCTTTGGGACTGTCCTTTCTTCCAAGGTGGTTGTTGACAACAATGGTCAGTCAAAAGGTCATGGATACGTACAATTTGAAAATGAGGAATCTGCACAAAATGCAATTAAACAATTGAATGGCATGctgataaatgataaaaaagtcTATGTTGGACTTTTTGTTCGCCGGGAAGAAAGGACTCAAGCAACTGGATTGTCAAAGTTTACTAACGTTTATGTGAAAAATTTGCCTGAAACCGCTACTGATGAAGACCTCAAGAAACTTTTTAGCTCCTATGGTACGATCACCAGTGCAGTTGTTATGACAGACGCAGATGGGAAGTCCAAATGTTTTGGTTTTGTGAACTTCCAGAGCCCAGATGATGCTGCTGTTGCAGTTGAGAAGTTGAATGGGGCCACTGCTTTTGATGACAAGGTTTTATTTGTGGGGAGGGCTCAAAGTAGAGGGGAAAGGGAGGCAGAGTTGAAGGCAAAATTTGAACAGGAAAGAATCAGTAGATACGAAAAATCTCAAGGTGCTAATTTATATCTGAAAAATCTTGATGACTATGTAAATGATGACAAGCTGAAGGAATTATTCTCCGAGTTTGGAACAATAACATCATGCAAG GTCATGGTTGATTCCCAAGGTCACAGCAAGGGATATGGCTTTGTGGCATTTTCCACTCCACAGGAAGCTGCTAAAGCT CTGGAAGAAATGAATGGAAGGATGATTGGTCGGAAACCTCTGTATGTTGCTGTGGCCCAGCGTAAAGAAGACAGAAAAGCCCAGCTTCAG GCACATTTTTCTCAAATCCGAGCACATAGTGGGATGGCACAGATGCCTGTAGGAATTGCAGGATTTCATCCTGGGGGGCCTAGATTTTCCCCACAACATTTGTATTTTGGTCAAGGCAATCCTGGTCTGCTACCCCCTCAGCCTTTTGGCTTCCAGCAGCAACTCTTTCATGGAATGCGGCCGGGTATTGCACCAAACTTTATGATGCCATACCACCTTCAACGGCAAGGCCAGCCAGGGCAGCAAATGGGTGTGCGTCGAGTTGGAAACCTTCAACAGGTGCAGCAGCAGCAG TTAATGCATCGTAACCCTCACCAAGGCTTTCGATATGTGGGAAGTTCTCGAACTGGCGTGGATGCATCCGTGGTTCCTCAAGGCATTATAGGGCCTGTGATGTCATTGCCTTTTGATGGTTCGGGGAGGCCTGCAACTCCTATCGACATCCAGCGACCTGGGCATGTGCATACTTCAGCACTTCTATCAGCTTTGGCTTCTGCTAGTCCAGAGAATCAGCGAGCG ATGCTGGGTGAACAACTATATCCCCATGTTGAGCAGCTTGAGCCCAACAATGCTGCAAAGGTGACAGGGATGTTGCTGGAGATGGACAAGTCTGAGGTAATCCATCTCCTTGAGTCTCCAGATGCCCTAAAGCAGAAGGTGGCCGAGGCAATGGAAGTCCTCCATAAAGCTGCCTCGGCGTCTGGTGTTGGTGATCAGCTTGGTTCCTTGGCACTGAATGACTGA